The window GCCGGTGACCGGGCCACCGCCCAGGAGAAACTCGACGAGGCGGACCCCGACCTCGACCATCCCGTCCTACGGGCCAACAGCCGGCGGATGCGGGCGCTCCTGCAGGTGTCCCAGACGCTGCGGTTCACCGGGGTGCCGGCGCTGCAGCAGGCGGCCGAGTCGCTGGTGGGCGTGGCGCCGACGTTGGCCCGCGAGATCATGCTCGAGGCACTGCTTTTCGCGCTCTCACTCGGCGACACCGAGGACCACTCGACGCTGTCGCGGGTGGCCCGCGCGGCCCTGGCGCTACCACCGCCCGACGGCGAACCGGGGTTGGTCGACCTGTTCCTGGAGGCGTTCGCGACCCGCTTCGGGATCGGCTACCTCCAGGCCGTACCGGCCATGCAGCGCGCCGTCGCGGCCGCCCGGGCGGGGAACGAGCTACCGGGCCTCGGTCTGGCGATCCCCACCAGCCTGCTGGTCGACGACCTCTTCGACCTGGACAGCCGCCGGGTCGTCCTCGAGCACTCGAACGCGCTCGAACGACGTCGGGGCACCTTGCTCCTGCTGCGGCTCAGCACGGCTGCCATCGCCAAGAGCGAGACCTGGGAGGGCCGCCTCGACGACGCGGAGACCCACCTCGCCGAGAGCGAGGAGTTCGAGCGCTCGATCGGGACCGACCGGGGCGGGAACGCGATGCGGGTGGAACTCGCCGCCTGGCGGGGGGACGAGGCCGACGCCCGGCGCCACGCCGCCGAGGCGCTGAAGAACCGGGTCCGCGGGACGCACTGGATCGCGGTGCGGGCGATGGGCATCCTCGAGTTGAGCCGGGGAGACCACCGGGCGGCACTGACCGTCCTCGAGCCGCTGGTCCGCGCCGACGACTACCCGACCGCCAGCCAGGCGCTGCCGGACCTGGTCGAGGCAGCCGCCGGCTGCGGCGAGCCCGCGGTCGCGCGGCTCGCGCTGGACCGGCTGACCGTACGGGCGCTGGCGGTCCGGACGCCGTGGGCCCTCGGCGGCCTGGCCCGGTCCCGGGCGCTGCTGCCGGGGACCGGGGACGACGTCGACAAGCTTTTCGAGGAGGCCGGGGAGGCGTTCGGTGCGGTCGGCATGCAGACCGAACTCGCCCGGACCCGGCTGCTGCACGGCGAGTGGCTGGCCGCGGCCGGGCGCCGCGACGAGGCACGTCAGCAGTTCGCCCGCGCCCACGAGCTGTTCGACGCCATGAGGGCCGTCCTCTTCTCTGCCCGCGCCCTGGCCGGCCTCGAGGCCAGCGGCGGGCAGGCGCTCGCCCCGAGACACCGGTCGTCCGAGCTGCTCACGGCGCAGGAGCGGCAGGTGGCCGCACTGGCCGCCGGCGGGGCCACCAACGCGGAGATCGCCGCGCAACTCTTCGTCACCCGCTCGACCGTGGAGTTCCACCTGACCAAGGTGTTCCGCAAGCTCGGTCTGCGTTCACGCCGGGAGCTGGCCCAGGCGCTGGCCTGATCGAGAAGCTGAGCCGCTCGAAGCCGACCGAGGTAGGGCCGGCAGCCTGTGCGCCGAGTGATCCGGGCGTCGTCAGGCGCCGCGGACGGACTCTTCGTGCGCCAGCAGCTCGGAGAAGGTGAAGGTGCCGGTGTGCGGGTCGTCCCGGCCGTCCAGGTACAGCCGCTTCACCGCGACCAGGATCCCGTCGGCCAGCGTGTTGCGGAAGTCGTCGCGCAGCAGCCGGGCCCGCTCGATCGGGTGTGACAGGTAGCCCAGCTCGATCTGGATCGCCGGCATCCGGGTCAGCCGCAGCAGCTCCCAGGTGCGGTGGTGCACCCGGCAGTCGGTGAGCTGGGTGCGCGCGACCAGTTCCTTCTGCACCAGCTCGGCGAGCGTCTCGCCGACGGTGGAGGTGGCGCCGGAGTCGGATCCGAAGTGGAAGGTGGCCAGGCCGCTGGCCTGTGCCGAGGTCGACCCGTCGATGTGCAGGCTGATCAGCAGGTCGGCGTCGACCTCGTTGGCCAGCGCCGCCCGCTCCTCCGAGGTCGGGTTCTGACCCGGTCCACGGGTGACGAAGGTGTCCATGCCGGTCGCGACCATCCGGCCCTCGAGCCGACGGGCGATGTCGTAGGTCAGGTCGGCGGCGCGGACCTCGCCGTCGTCGGTGTCGACCACCCAGCCTGGATCGCTGCCGCCGTGCGCGGGATCGATGACGATGCGCTTGCCGCGGAGCCGCGGTCCGGACTGCCGCAGGTTGTGGTGCTCGCGCAGGTAGTGCGGGCGCCCGCCGGTGACCATCGGACGCATCCGGGTCAGCTCACGGAAGGTGGCGGCGCCGAACACACCGTCCTCGGGCAGCCCCCGGTCACGCTGGAAGTTGCGGACGCACGCGTCGGTGAGCGGACCGAACCGGCCGTCCGGGCGCCCGGTGTTGTAGCCGAACTCGGCCAGCCGGACCTGCAGGGCGTAGACGTCGTCGCCGCTCATCATCGCGGAGAGGGTGTAGGTGAGGGTCCGGTCACCCAGGCTCCACCGGGCGTCGGTGAGCGCGCGGGTGGTGGCCGGCCCGACGATGCCGTCCGCGTTGAGGCCGCGCTGCTGCTGGAAGGCCCGGACGGCGGCGTCGGTCTCGTTGTCGAAGACCGGCTCGTCCTGGCGGGCATGGCCGTTGGTGGCCGGGGCGGGGACCTGGGCCGGGAGCAGTCCCAGGGAGGCAAGGGCGCTGCGCAGGCCCGCGACGGAGGGGCCGTGATCACCTCGTCGCAGCATCGCTCTCCGTTCGTCCTGCCCACTCGTCGGCCTGTGCGCGGCGGGCGAGGGCCCGTCGTGGTCGTGCGCCGGCCGCCTCGCGACGGCCGGGGTGCTCACCGGTCGGTGCCGGAGGTCCAGCGGACATTGTGCCCCGCCCGGCCCCGTCAAGGGCAACTTCGCGGCGCGTCCCGGTGGCTCCGGCCGGCCGGTGCGGTGCTCCCGCAGTGTGGGACGCACGAGGACGTCCGAGGTGGCCCGGGGTCCCGATCGGGGTCGCGGAACCCGGAAGCGTGTCGGCTCCGGGCGTCGCGGTGAGCGCTCCGATCCTTGGGACGGCCCCGACCCTGATCCTGCGATCGAGCCCGCGTCGCCCTCGGTGAGCGGACGGTCGCATGGCGTCAGGGAACGGTGGCAGCGGTCGGTGGCCGGCGAGGGGTGACACCCGTCCGCTGCGTTCTCCCGGAATCGGCGGATACCCGGACGAACGAGATCAAACCACGCCAAACATCACGGAGTGTCGGCCACCGGGCGCGATGGCCCCCGAACGGTGCGGACAAGTTCCCTCCGAGGGCTGACCATCCGGCACGGCGACCACTTTCCGTGACATCTGCAGGCTTCGACGAACAACAACCGGAACTGCTCGGCAGACCTTCGGTCCACGACCGCATCGGCGATCGATCGCACGCAGTGAGATTTTCCCTTCGTGACGCTCGCGAATCGTCATCAGCAGGAGACACGTCGGCGTGACGAATGGGGGGAAACGTCGTCACCATTCCATCCGCAATCCGCTCAGTGACGAATACCTGTTGATCCCATCGGCGGGTTCGTCACCCGGGTGGCCCAAGTGGGTGACCCCCGATCAGTCCGATCGGAACACCAGCGCCACAGCCCGTGCACCACCCGCACCGGCATCGCATCGCACGCAGCGCCCGCAGTGACACGCAGTGACATCCCCGCAGGACATCCCCGCAGTTCCCGCACCGCCACCCCAGGCCCCTGAGCATCCCGCTCACCTGTCAGAAAGGCACCACGTTGTCCCAGCACTCCCTCCCCGCCCCGCGGAAGCGCTTCGCCCCGCTGATGATCGTCGCCGGTCTGGTCGGTGCGCTGCTCCTGTCGCTGTCGATGACCGGGACGCTGTCGGCGTTCACCGCGGCCATCACCAACACGACCAACACCGCGGCCTCCGGCTCGCTGATCCTGCGAGAGGTCAGCGGCGCCAACAACTGCATCAGCACCGACTCGACCGCGTCCTGCGCGACGATCAACAAGTACGGCGGCAGCACCACCCTGGTCCCGAGCGACGGCACCGTGAACACCTCGGTCACCACCGTGAACTTCACCAACACCGGCACCGCGACGGCCACCTCCTTCACGCTGAAGGCCAACGCCTGCACCCAGTCCGGCACCGGTACCGCCACCGACTTCTGCACCAAGCTCAACGTCAAGATCGTCAGCGGCAGCACCACGCTGTTCAACGGCAACGCCACCACGCTGGCCACCCAGACCGCGACCACCCCGATCGCCCTCACCATCCCCACCCCGAACGCCGCCACCACCGTCCCGGTGACCTTCACCGTGTGGCTGGACGCCTCGGCCGGCAACACCTACCAGTCCCTGGCCGCCTCGCAGCCGCTGGTGTGGACCCTCTCCACCTGATCCTGATCAGTTCGCACGACGCACCTGAGCACGGCACCACAGCACCACCGCAGTACCAGGCACCAAGCACTGAGAAGCACTGACAAGCACTGAGAAGCACTGACAAGCACTGACAGGAAGCAGGACTCGGGATGAAGGCGGTCGGGACCTCCCCCCGCGCGCTCGCCGGTGGCAGCAGCCGCCCGCGGGCCGCGGAGGGAGGGACCGGCCGCCGTCCGTGGTGGCGGCGGGTCTCCCCGGCCGCGCTGATCGCGGGTGCGGCCCTGGTCCTCGTCGTCCTGGCCGGCGCCGGATGGCGACTGTCCGGCGGCGACTGGCAGATCGTCTCCACCCCGTCGATGGGGGAGGCCGCACCGGTCGGCACCCTGCTGCTCACCCGCCCGGCCGAGGCCGGCGAGGTGCACGTCGGCGACATCGTCACCTACCAACCGCCGGTCGCCGGCGCCTCACTGCACACCCACCGCGTCGTCTCCATCGACGAGAACGGCGGACTGCACACCCGCGGGGACATCAACTCCGCCGACGATCCCTGGGCCCTCGGTACGTCCGACCTGATCGGCGTCGTGGTCGCCCGGCTCTGGGGGATCGGCTGGATCTTCCGGGCACTGCCGATCCTGGTGATCGGGACCGCGGTGCTCTGGTTCGTCACGGCCCGGTGGATCGACCCGGTCCGCCGCATGCCGCTCCGCATCGTGGGCAGCTCGGTGATCGTCGGCATCGTCGCGGTCCTGTACCGGCCGTTCGTCGGACTGCAGGGCATGGGCAGCGTCACCGATGCCTCCGGCACCCACGTCACCATGGTCTCCACCGGACTGCTGCCGATCCGGGTGAAGGCCGACACCGGTGGCTCCATCACACTTGTCGACGGCCAGGTCGGCACCCTCACCACCCACCCCGCGTCCAGCGCGGACGCCGTGCACCTCTCCTCCGAGATCCACCTGCCCTGGTGGGGCTGGGTGCTGCTGGTCATCCTCTGGCTCTCGCCGCTCTGGTGGGCGTTGGGCGCCGGCAGCCCGCCCGCCGCGCCGAAGGACCGGAACCGCCGGGACCGCAACGGGTCCGGCCCGGGTGCCGGGTCCGACAATGCAGTCGAGACCGAACTGCGCGCGCAGGAGATCCGCGAGATCATCGCCGCGCACCACCGGGAGCACACCCGGCACACCGCGGTCGTGAATGCGCCGACCCGCCGCCGGCATTGGGGCATCCGTGGGACCGTGACCGCCGGCGCCGCAACGACTCTCGCTGCCGCCGTGCTGCTGGTCCCGGTCGCCACCGCCGGCGCGTTCGCCGGGACCGTCACCAACACGACCAACACCGCCGCCTCGGCCCCCTACTTCCAGTGCCGGAGCTCCTACGCCGCTGTCGGCCAGTCGAGCACCTTCTTCACCTGGCCGATCGACTACACGAACTCGCTGCTGTCGGCGACGGACGCGTCCGGCAACAACCGGGTGGGCGCGTTCAACGGCACCATCGTCTCGTCGACCTCCCGGCCCTGCCCGCGGGACACCACCACCACGACCGCGCAGTTCACCAGCACCACCTCGCCCGGGTATGTCTCGACCGGCCTGCTCACCGCGGC is drawn from Nakamurella alba and contains these coding sequences:
- a CDS encoding helix-turn-helix transcriptional regulator, yielding MSTGGGRLVGRAAELRLMDDLLASVRDGMSGALVLVGEAGIGKTRLLQTLAASAADLRVSVVTGVESERHLAFAGLHRLLLPVLDRLPRLPEPQRRALESALGHSVDAAADRFVIGLGVMTLLADVAAELPWLCLFDDAHWLDPESLDTLAFVARRLGAESLGIVFGTRPDRGAPPPRLQGIDAHLVAGLTEPEAAQLLADRQPRALSSRVVHRLFTGTAGNPLALIALAEDLSADQLAGSELLPAALPHGSSLEQTFLGRIRELPTDTQLLVLAAAAAPPEEPALLWRALGTLGLEPSHAEAAEDAGVLTAGARIVFSHPLFRSAVYSGASGSDRRRVHRALAAASDQHRQPDHRAWHLARATVGHDEAVARMLEESAGRAARRGGHAAEASFLSLAAELTPEPEKRAMRLFDCARAHLLAGDRATAQEKLDEADPDLDHPVLRANSRRMRALLQVSQTLRFTGVPALQQAAESLVGVAPTLAREIMLEALLFALSLGDTEDHSTLSRVARAALALPPPDGEPGLVDLFLEAFATRFGIGYLQAVPAMQRAVAAARAGNELPGLGLAIPTSLLVDDLFDLDSRRVVLEHSNALERRRGTLLLLRLSTAAIAKSETWEGRLDDAETHLAESEEFERSIGTDRGGNAMRVELAAWRGDEADARRHAAEALKNRVRGTHWIAVRAMGILELSRGDHRAALTVLEPLVRADDYPTASQALPDLVEAAAGCGEPAVARLALDRLTVRALAVRTPWALGGLARSRALLPGTGDDVDKLFEEAGEAFGAVGMQTELARTRLLHGEWLAAAGRRDEARQQFARAHELFDAMRAVLFSARALAGLEASGGQALAPRHRSSELLTAQERQVAALAAGGATNAEIAAQLFVTRSTVEFHLTKVFRKLGLRSRRELAQALA
- a CDS encoding N-acetylmuramoyl-L-alanine amidase encodes the protein MLRRGDHGPSVAGLRSALASLGLLPAQVPAPATNGHARQDEPVFDNETDAAVRAFQQQRGLNADGIVGPATTRALTDARWSLGDRTLTYTLSAMMSGDDVYALQVRLAEFGYNTGRPDGRFGPLTDACVRNFQRDRGLPEDGVFGAATFRELTRMRPMVTGGRPHYLREHHNLRQSGPRLRGKRIVIDPAHGGSDPGWVVDTDDGEVRAADLTYDIARRLEGRMVATGMDTFVTRGPGQNPTSEERAALANEVDADLLISLHIDGSTSAQASGLATFHFGSDSGATSTVGETLAELVQKELVARTQLTDCRVHHRTWELLRLTRMPAIQIELGYLSHPIERARLLRDDFRNTLADGILVAVKRLYLDGRDDPHTGTFTFSELLAHEESVRGA
- a CDS encoding LamG-like jellyroll fold domain-containing protein translates to MKAVGTSPRALAGGSSRPRAAEGGTGRRPWWRRVSPAALIAGAALVLVVLAGAGWRLSGGDWQIVSTPSMGEAAPVGTLLLTRPAEAGEVHVGDIVTYQPPVAGASLHTHRVVSIDENGGLHTRGDINSADDPWALGTSDLIGVVVARLWGIGWIFRALPILVIGTAVLWFVTARWIDPVRRMPLRIVGSSVIVGIVAVLYRPFVGLQGMGSVTDASGTHVTMVSTGLLPIRVKADTGGSITLVDGQVGTLTTHPASSADAVHLSSEIHLPWWGWVLLVILWLSPLWWALGAGSPPAAPKDRNRRDRNGSGPGAGSDNAVETELRAQEIREIIAAHHREHTRHTAVVNAPTRRRHWGIRGTVTAGAATTLAAAVLLVPVATAGAFAGTVTNTTNTAASAPYFQCRSSYAAVGQSSTFFTWPIDYTNSLLSATDASGNNRVGAFNGTIVSSTSRPCPRDTTTTTAQFTSTTSPGYVSTGLLTAAVANPLVFSEEIWFRTTQAGGRLMGFSASRTGQSTQYDRHVFLNNSGQVVFGVYPSAVKVVVSPLAYNDGNWHHMVATLSGSGTANPGMRLYMDGALVASDPTTFTAENTTGFWRVGWDNLTSWGVNMPTQFAFIGNVAWASVYTVALTPTQVAQHYNSGK